ATCACCGAGTCGCCGTCGACGATCGAGGCGCCGCCGTCGACGATCGAGGCCGCGCGGGCGCCGATGAAGTCGGTGGACACGGCGTCGGACGCGGTCGTGTAGTCGAGGTTGCGGGCCAGCGGGCCGACCAGGGAGGCCTTGCGCAGGTGGCCGTTGACCTCGTCACGGGTCGTCTCGCGCTTGAGCTGCAGGCTCAGGATCGCGATCGAGACGTCCGGGGTGGGCACCCGGATCGAGTTGCCGGTGATCCGGGCCCGGAGGTCCGGCAGCACCTTGGCGACGGCCGAGGCCGCACCCGTCTCGGTGATGACGAGGTTGAGCGGCGCGGAGCGCCCGCGGCGGTCGGCCTTGTGGAAGTTGTCCAGCAGGTTCTGGTCGTTGGTGAACGAGTGCACCGTCTCGACGTGACCGCGGACGATGCCGAACTCGTCCTCCATCGCCTTGAGCGGCGGGACGATCGCGTTGGTCGTGCAGGAGGCGCAGGAGAGCACCTTCTCGTCGAGGTCGACGTCGAGGTGGTTGACGCCGTGGACGATGTTGGGCACGTCGCCCTTGCCCGGCGCGGTCAGCAGCACCTTGGCGATGCCGGGACGCAGGTGTGACGACAGGCCCTCGCGGTCGCGCCAGATGCCGGTGTTGTCGATGAGGATGGCGTCGTTGATGCCGTACTCGGTGTAGTCGATCTCGTCGGGCGAGTTCGAGTAGATCACCTGGATCACGTTGCCGTTGGCGATGATCTGGTTCTTCTCCTCGTCGACCGTGATCGACCCGTTGAAGGCACCATGGATCGAGTCGCGGCGCAGCAGCGAGGCGCGCTTCTTGAGGTCGTCGCCCTTGGCCTTGCGGACGACGACGGCGCGCAGGCGCAGGCCGTTGCCGGAGCCGGACTTCTCGACGAGCAGGCGCGCGACGAGACGGCCGATGCGGCCGAAGCCGTAGAGGACGACGTCCTGCGGAGACGGCGCGGGGAGCTTGTTGTCACCGGTGGCCTCGGCGAGCGCGGCGGCGGTGAAGTCGGCGATCGACTGCTCGTCGCCGGCGGCGCGGTAGGCCCGGATCAGCAGCGCGAGGTCGACCTTCGCGGCGCCCAGGTCGAGCGCGGCGATCGCCTCGAGGAAGGGGAAGGTGTCGCGGACCGACAGCTCGACGCCGTCGATCTGGCGCGCGTAGCGGTGCGTCTTGAGGATGTCGATGACCGACTTGTTCACCAGCGAGCGGCTGTGGAGCAGGATCGTGACGTCCTTCTCGCGGTGCAGCTTGCCGACGATCGGGATCATCGCCTCAGCGAGCTCCTCGTGGTGCTTCCAGCGAGTGAACTTATCTTCGGTGGTGCTCAACGCTTCCCCTCTTAGCAGGTCGACAAAGCCGCTTGATGGTAGGCCCCGCCCAGGGGGCCACGGCTAATCGGGCCGCTCGGTGGGACGAGTGCGGTCGATCACAACACCTTGGTGCCGTACATCTCGCCGAGCGGGTCGGCCAGCAGCTCGAGGCGCTCGCCGTCGGGCCCAGGGAAGTAGAGCGAGACCTTCGACTCCAAGTGGTACTCCACGCCCGCGTCGTCGAGCTTGGCGCGCAGGTAGTCCCACTTCTCCCGGGTCACCGAGATGGCGAGGTGGTGGTGCCCGCCGAGCACCTCGGCGTACGGCCCGAGGTCGAGGCCGGGCAGCGTGAAGAAGGCCAGCAGGTTGCCCGCGCCCACGTCGAAGAAGAAGTGGTCGGAGCCGGCGTAGTCGCGGTTCTCGAAGATCTCCGTCAGCGGGAACTCCAGCAGCCCCTGGTAGAAGTCGATCGTGCGCCGGACGTCCGAGGACAGGAGGGCGGCGTGGTGGATGCCGCGGGCGCTGCTCTCGGGTCGCTCGCCTTCGGGGGCGAGGTACTCCCTCTTGATCCGCTCGCGGTCCTTCGTGATCGCATCGAGGTCAATGGTTGCCATGTCAACTACTCTCCTCCGAGGTCGTGGATATGTCAACATTCCCCGGTAGGATGGCACCGATGAGTACGACGACGCGATGGCTCGACGCCGAGGAGACCCAGGCCTGGCGAGCCTGGCTCGACCTCAACAACCGGCTGTTCGCGCGCCTCAACCGCGAGCTGCAGGCCGCCAGCGGCCTGTCCATCTCCGACTACGAGATCCTCGTCGCCCTCACCGACGACGACGTGCCCGAGCACTCGCTGCGGATGTTCGAGCTCGGCGAGCGCCTCCAGTGGGAGAAGAGCCGGGTCTCCAAGCAGGTCTCCCGGATGGAGGCGCGCGGCCTGGTCGCGCGCCGCCACTGCGCCGACGACCGGCGCGGCGCCTTCGTCGACCTGACCGACGCCGGCCAGGCCGCCATCGACGCCGCCGCGCCCGGCCACGTCGCGCTGGTGCGCGAGCTGTTCTTCGACGGGCTCAACGGCGACCAGGTGCGCAGCCTCGGCCGGTTCGCCACGACCGTGCTCGACCGGCTCGCAGACGACTGACCTCGCGCGCCGCTTGTAACTAAGTGTTACAGCATGGTTTTGGGTGCAACAGCGCCGAGGTACTGGCAACAGCGCCGAGGTGGATGTTCGCGACCCGCCACGTGAGCGGGCGCCGCGAGCCTGAGGCCGCCGGGGCTATCTACCCGGGCGTTGTTGCCACTGCCCGGGTGCTGTTGCGCCGCTTTTCGTGACGTAACACTTAGTTACAAGGGCCGGCGGCCCGCATGTCCGCCACCGCGAGCGAGGCGAACGTCATCGCCGCGCCGAGCGGCGCACCCGGCCCGGGGTAGGCCGAGCCGAACACCGACGCGGTCGAGTTGCTGGCGGCGTACAGGCCGGGGATCGGCACGCCGCCGGTGTCGAGCACCCGGGCGCTCGCGTCGGTGACCAGGCCGCCCTTGGTCCCGAGGTCGGAGAGCACGAAGCGCGCCGCGGTGAACGGCGCCCTGTCGACGGGGACGAGCGCGGCCGACGGGCCGCCGCCGCCGGCGAAGAAGGTGTCGTACTCGTCCTCGCCGCGGCCGAAGTCCTCGTCGCGCCCGGCGGCTGCGAACCCGTTGTAGCGCTCGACGGTGGCGACGAGGGTGTCGGGATCCAGGCCGATGGCGGTGGCCAGGTCTGCGACGGTGTCCGCCTCGACCCAGGTGCCGGCGTCGAGGTGCTCGGCGCGGTCGCCCTCCGGCATCGCGATCGCGGGCAGCCGGCCGTCCTCGCGGGAGTCGAACACGAACCAGGACGGCGTGCGGTCGGCCGATGCGGCCATCACCCGGCCGAAGCGGTCGTAGGGCAGGCACTCGTTGCCGTAGCGCCGTGCCGTCGCGTCGACCATCACGCCGCCGCGGAAGCCGAGGGTGAACGCGCCGCTGCCGTCGGGCTGCTGCAGGCCGGGGCAGAACCAGCCCTCGCCCGACCAGTCCGTGGCCGCGCCGATCGCGGCCGCCGCGTCGATCGCCTCGCCCGTGTTGGTCCCGCGCGGCGCCATCGTCCAGGCCGCGTCGCCCGGCGTGCCGTGTGCGATCCGACGCTCCGGGCTGCCCTCGAAGCCGCCCGCCGCGAGCAGGATCCCGCGCCGGGCACGGACCTCGCCGGGCCCGTCCTCGCCGACGTAGCGGACGGTCACGGCGCGCCCGTCGGCGTCGCGGTCGAAGCCGACGACCTGGCGGCCGGTCGCGATCGTGCCGCCGTCGCGCACGGTCATCGCGGCGAGCCGGGCGATCAGCGCCTGGCCGCCGGACAGGGTCGACCGGCCCGGCAGGCCGGCCCGGTCGCGCTCGACCGGCGGCCGCACCAACGCCGCGACGGCCGGGTCGAGCTCGTCGCGGCGGATGCTCCTCGGCTGGATCGAGCGGCCCATCGGGACCCGGCCGGGTGCGTCGTAGTACTCCGAGAAGGGGATCCACTCGAACTCCATGAGTGGGTCCGCCTCGAGTTGCTCGACCAGCCGAGGCGCCTGCTCGAGCAGCGCCTCGACCCGCTCCTGGTCGGGGTCGTCGAGGACGGCGGCGAGGTAGGCCCGGGCGCCGTCGGTCGAGTCCGGCAGCCCGGCGCGCTGCTGGACGTCGGTGCCGGGCAGCCAGCACGCGCCCCCTGAGTACGCCGACGTGCCGCCCACCAGCGGCGTCCGCTCGAGCACCAGGGTGCTGAGCCCGGCCGCGGCCGCGAGGGCGGCCCCGGTCAGGGCGCCGCCGCCCGACCCGACCACCACGACGTCGTACTCCTCCTGCAGGGTGTCCGCCCCGACCAAGCCGCTCATGGCAAAACGATAACGTGTTCTAGTTCGTCCGCGGGGTGAGGCGCGGTCGGACGCTGAGCGGCCAGGCCAGCACCGCACCCGCGAGACCGCCCAGTCCGTTGTGCCACACGTCGGCCAGCGTGGGCACCCGGCTCGGGAGGAACTGCTGCTGGGCCAGCTCGATGCACGCCGAGGCGAGCACCGTCAGGGCTGCCGCGAGCAGCGGCCGGCCGAGCAGGATCGCGAGCAGGAAGCCCGCGGGCACGAAGAGGGCGATGTTCGCCAGCGCCTCGGTCTCGCTCCAGTCCAGGCGCCCGTCGCTGGCTCGCCACGCCGCCGAGCCGGCGAGGTCGAACGCCCAGCGCCCCGCGGACGGGTCGGCGAGGGTGAGCCGGGCGATCACGACGGAGTAGCAGGCGAGCAGGACGGCGGCGACGGGACGGCGGATCATGCCCTCGACGCTAGGTCGGCCCGAGCGTCCGGAGATCGGTCTCGGGTGCCGGTGGCCGGTACCTGGGGACCGGGTTCAGGCCGCGTCCCGGATCGGGCCGAGCCACGGCTCGAAGCCGTCCTCGCCGTCGGGCGAGGCGACCGCCTCGCCGGGGGTCAGCAGCAGGTGGTCGAACGCCGGGCGAAGGTCCGTGGGCGCCGTACCGACCCCGATCAGGACGATCCGGGTGAAGGCCCGCCGCGCTCCCCATGAGGCGTGGTCGCCGATGCTCAGCTGGCCGCCCGCACCGTCCCAGGCGAGTGCCCGGCCCGGTCGGCTCGGCAGCCAGAAGCAGCCTCGCGAGCGGTGCGCTCCGGTGCCGATGCGGCCCAGCGACGTCCGGAGCCGGCCGGGGTGGAAGGGCTGGAGCGACTGCAGGTCGACTCGCCACACGCCCTCGGCGCGGACGTCGGTGAGCGCGCCGGTGCGGACCGGGCTCGACCAGGACAGGGTCCGGTCGTGCTGGTGCAGCCGGCCGAGGAGCACCTCGCCGCCGACGGCGTGCACCCCGTCGAGCACGGCGGCGTCGGGTCGCGCGAGCGTGCGGACCAGGCCGCGGGCGACCGGGTCTGCCGGCCCGTCGAAGGCCACCACGTCCGCGTGCTCGATCATCGCGGCGAGCACCTCGCCCACGCCGCGCCGGTCGTCGGAGGCGCAGTGGTGCCCGCGCTCGGCGAGCAGGTCGTCGCCGAGCAGGTCGCGCACCGGCTCCCGGGAGCCGATGGCGGTCACCACCGTCGAGACCCGCAGGTGGCGGGCCACCCGGGTGTCGTGGGCGAGGGCCGAGCACACGTGGGCCGCCTCGGCGCCGACCGGGAGGTGGGCCACGATGCTCCGCCAGCGGCCGTCGCGGGCCAGCCGCTCGAGCGTCGGGAGGATGTCCGCGCGGATCGCGCAGCTCACGCAGGCGTGGTCGAGCAGCGTTTCGTGGGTCTCGACGACCCCGGTCAGGTCGCTGACCGTGCGGGTCAGCACCCCGCGCTCCACGTCGATGGTGTGCCGGCAGGCGACCGCCGAGGGCAGGTCGAACTGCAGTCCGACCATGGCGGCGGCCATCGCCTCGGGGTCGACGCCGGACAGCAGGACGACGGGAATGCGCATGGTGCTCCTCAAGTTAAGAGTGATAATCGTTCTCAATCTAGCAAGGAGGAGACGCCATGGCCACCAGGGCATCGGAGGTCCGGCCCGTCGTGAAGCTGCGCTCGACCGCCGGGAGCCGGTACGTCTACGTCACCCGGAAGAACCGCCGCAACGACCCGGACCGGCTGGTCCTGCACAAGTACGACCCGGTCCTGCGCCGGCACGTCGAGTTCCGCGAGGAGCGGTGATCGCGGGCTGAGCCGAGCCGGGTTCGCCGTCAGCGGCTGAGCCGGCGCAGCCGGTCCAGCCGCAGCAGGCCGTCCCGGTCGGGCTGGGGGGCAGGGGCGAGGGCTGCCTCCAGCCGGGCCTGCGCGGACCCGGCGTCGAGGCCGACTCCGATCGCGACCAGCTCGCTGTGGTCCGGTGCCGGGCGCAGCGCGTCGAGGTGGACCTGCCTGCCGACCACGTGGACGACGTACCCACGACGGCCGCGGGCGGTCTCGACGGCGACCGTGCCCTTGATCCGGTACGCCGCCTCGGGCGGGTCGAGGAGGAGGTCGGCGAGCGCGCCGGGCGCGACAGGACCGTCGACGCGGGCCGCGGCGGAGGCGGCGTGCGGCCCGTGGTCGTGCCCGTCCGCCGCCGCGCGCTCGGCGCGGAGCAGCGAGGCGAGGGGGAGCTGGTCGGGCGGGTCGTCGGCCATCGCGACGTCGTGGACCAAGGCGGGATCGATCCGGCCGCGGGAGGTGCGCACGACGTACGCCGCCGGGTTCACCTCGCGCACCCGTGCCTCGATCGCGGCCAGGGTCTGCTCCCGCTCGTCGGGCGGCAGCAGGTCGACCTTGTTGAGCACGACCAGCGTCGCGACGGAGAACCGAGCGGGCGGCATCCCGCCGTCGTCGACCGTGCGGAAGTACTCCACGCTGTCGACCACGTCGACCACCCCGCCGGGACGCACCCGCGGCGCACCGCTGTGCCGGATCATCTGGGCCAGCGCCCCCGGCTCGGCCAGTCCGCTCGCCTCGACGACCACCGCGTCGAGTGCCAGTCGCGGGTGGGTCAGCTTCTCGAGGGCCGCGTCCAGGCCGGAGACGTCCTCGAGGCAGCACAGGCAGCCGCCCGCGATCGAGACGGGCTCGTCGACCTGTCCCGTCACCAGTCCGGCGTCGACGTTGATGGCGCCGAAGTCGTTGACGATCACGCCGATCCGCGCGCCCGGTTGTTGCAGCAGCCGGTTCAGCAGGGTGGTCTTGCCGGCTCCGAGGTGCCCGGTCAGGGCGGTCACGGGTACGGCGCTCATCCACCGGATCCTAGTTGACAACGATTCTCATCTCGAGGTCGGCCGTGGCAAGGTGTGCGCCGTGAGCAGCCACCGCCGGGAGAAGCCCGCGCGCAGCCAGGGACACGGACACGGACATGGTCATGGACTCGGCGCCGGTGGCGACCTCGCCCCCGTCCGGATCGGTACGACGGCCCGCACCGCGCTGCTCGCCGTGCTCGCCCTCGCCCTGATCGCCACCCTGGTCGGCCTGATCGCCTGGTGGCCGCCCGGCGACGCCGCCGCGCGCAGCGCGAAGGAGGGCGGCCCGGCCGCCCAGTTCGCCGCGCCCGGCGTCACCTTCCCGTCCGCCGAGGTGGTCGACGTCGCTCCGCGGTGCGCCGGCACCGGGTTGCCGGACGGCTCGGGCTGCAGCTCGCTGACGGTGAAGGTCGCGAAGGGGGAGAAGGGCGCCGGGGAGACGGTGCGGGTCGACGTGCCGCCGGAGGTGATCGACTCCGGCATCGGCAAGGGCGACCACGTCGAGCTGCTGCGCACGCCGACGCCCGACGCGGAGCAGGACGCGTCGTACTCCTACTTCGCCACCGAGCGCTACGGCACCCTGGTCTGGCTCAGTGTCCTCTTCGTCGTCGTGGTGCTCGCCGTGGCCC
The genomic region above belongs to Nocardioides sp. QY071 and contains:
- a CDS encoding glyceraldehyde-3-phosphate dehydrogenase; translated protein: MSTTEDKFTRWKHHEELAEAMIPIVGKLHREKDVTILLHSRSLVNKSVIDILKTHRYARQIDGVELSVRDTFPFLEAIAALDLGAAKVDLALLIRAYRAAGDEQSIADFTAAALAEATGDNKLPAPSPQDVVLYGFGRIGRLVARLLVEKSGSGNGLRLRAVVVRKAKGDDLKKRASLLRRDSIHGAFNGSITVDEEKNQIIANGNVIQVIYSNSPDEIDYTEYGINDAILIDNTGIWRDREGLSSHLRPGIAKVLLTAPGKGDVPNIVHGVNHLDVDLDEKVLSCASCTTNAIVPPLKAMEDEFGIVRGHVETVHSFTNDQNLLDNFHKADRRGRSAPLNLVITETGAASAVAKVLPDLRARITGNSIRVPTPDVSIAILSLQLKRETTRDEVNGHLRKASLVGPLARNLDYTTASDAVSTDFIGARAASIVDGGASIVDGDSVILYVWYDNEFGYSCQVLRTVQYICGVEYTTLPRV
- a CDS encoding VOC family protein → MATIDLDAITKDRERIKREYLAPEGERPESSARGIHHAALLSSDVRRTIDFYQGLLEFPLTEIFENRDYAGSDHFFFDVGAGNLLAFFTLPGLDLGPYAEVLGGHHHLAISVTREKWDYLRAKLDDAGVEYHLESKVSLYFPGPDGERLELLADPLGEMYGTKVL
- a CDS encoding MarR family winged helix-turn-helix transcriptional regulator, which produces MSTTTRWLDAEETQAWRAWLDLNNRLFARLNRELQAASGLSISDYEILVALTDDDVPEHSLRMFELGERLQWEKSRVSKQVSRMEARGLVARRHCADDRRGAFVDLTDAGQAAIDAAAPGHVALVRELFFDGLNGDQVRSLGRFATTVLDRLADD
- a CDS encoding FAD-dependent oxidoreductase — encoded protein: MSGLVGADTLQEEYDVVVVGSGGGALTGAALAAAAGLSTLVLERTPLVGGTSAYSGGACWLPGTDVQQRAGLPDSTDGARAYLAAVLDDPDQERVEALLEQAPRLVEQLEADPLMEFEWIPFSEYYDAPGRVPMGRSIQPRSIRRDELDPAVAALVRPPVERDRAGLPGRSTLSGGQALIARLAAMTVRDGGTIATGRQVVGFDRDADGRAVTVRYVGEDGPGEVRARRGILLAAGGFEGSPERRIAHGTPGDAAWTMAPRGTNTGEAIDAAAAIGAATDWSGEGWFCPGLQQPDGSGAFTLGFRGGVMVDATARRYGNECLPYDRFGRVMAASADRTPSWFVFDSREDGRLPAIAMPEGDRAEHLDAGTWVEADTVADLATAIGLDPDTLVATVERYNGFAAAGRDEDFGRGEDEYDTFFAGGGGPSAALVPVDRAPFTAARFVLSDLGTKGGLVTDASARVLDTGGVPIPGLYAASNSTASVFGSAYPGPGAPLGAAMTFASLAVADMRAAGPCN
- a CDS encoding VanZ family protein produces the protein MIRRPVAAVLLACYSVVIARLTLADPSAGRWAFDLAGSAAWRASDGRLDWSETEALANIALFVPAGFLLAILLGRPLLAAALTVLASACIELAQQQFLPSRVPTLADVWHNGLGGLAGAVLAWPLSVRPRLTPRTN
- a CDS encoding GTP-binding protein; this translates as MRIPVVLLSGVDPEAMAAAMVGLQFDLPSAVACRHTIDVERGVLTRTVSDLTGVVETHETLLDHACVSCAIRADILPTLERLARDGRWRSIVAHLPVGAEAAHVCSALAHDTRVARHLRVSTVVTAIGSREPVRDLLGDDLLAERGHHCASDDRRGVGEVLAAMIEHADVVAFDGPADPVARGLVRTLARPDAAVLDGVHAVGGEVLLGRLHQHDRTLSWSSPVRTGALTDVRAEGVWRVDLQSLQPFHPGRLRTSLGRIGTGAHRSRGCFWLPSRPGRALAWDGAGGQLSIGDHASWGARRAFTRIVLIGVGTAPTDLRPAFDHLLLTPGEAVASPDGEDGFEPWLGPIRDAA
- the rpmG gene encoding 50S ribosomal protein L33, which translates into the protein MATRASEVRPVVKLRSTAGSRYVYVTRKNRRNDPDRLVLHKYDPVLRRHVEFREER
- a CDS encoding GTP-binding protein; this translates as MSAVPVTALTGHLGAGKTTLLNRLLQQPGARIGVIVNDFGAINVDAGLVTGQVDEPVSIAGGCLCCLEDVSGLDAALEKLTHPRLALDAVVVEASGLAEPGALAQMIRHSGAPRVRPGGVVDVVDSVEYFRTVDDGGMPPARFSVATLVVLNKVDLLPPDEREQTLAAIEARVREVNPAAYVVRTSRGRIDPALVHDVAMADDPPDQLPLASLLRAERAAADGHDHGPHAASAAARVDGPVAPGALADLLLDPPEAAYRIKGTVAVETARGRRGYVVHVVGRQVHLDALRPAPDHSELVAIGVGLDAGSAQARLEAALAPAPQPDRDGLLRLDRLRRLSR